Sequence from the Pyrobaculum neutrophilum V24Sta genome:
CTCGGCGGTTCTGATCCCACCCGCCATCTTCACGCCCAGCCTGAAACCCCTCTCCCTGATGTACCTCGCGATGGCGGCGGCCCTCTCCGGCGTGGAGTATGTGGGGTTTCCGAGTTGCCTCGCGTAGGCCTCCTCGGCGAATCCCGTGGAGCTTTTGATAAAGTGCGCCCCTGACTCGGCCACGATGTCGTAGAGCCTGTGCCTCTCCTCGTCGGTAAGGTAGGGCTCCTCCACGATAACCTTAACCACTCTGCCCCCGGCGGCCCCCACCACGGAGAGGAGATCCCGCCTGACCTCCCCCCACATGTGGGATTTCACAAGCCCTATCGGCGCCACCACGTCGATCTCCTCGGCGTACTCCGCTATCCTGGCGACGAGGGCTGCCCTCGCCGCCGTGGGCATCGCGCCGAAGGGGAAGTCCGCCACTACACAGAGCTTCACCCTACTCAACAGCTCTCTCACATACGGCGCATAGAGCGGGTTTACGCAGTAGGCCGCGACCCCCAGCTCCTCCGCCCTCCGGGCACCCCTAGCCACCTCCTCCAGCGTGAGGTACGGCTTGAGGAGGGCGTAGTCCACGAGGTGGAGCATGTAAGCCGCTACATACGTCTTTAAAACTTATAAGGCGGCGGCGCCCCCGGGGCATGGACCACGTCCGCGCCCACCTCTACATCAGGGGCAAGGTACAGGGCGTCTTCTTCCGCCAGTCCATGAGGGAGGTCGCCGCCCGAAACGGCGTGAGGGGGTGGGTGAGGAACAGGTCAGACGGGAGGACCGTGGAGGCCGTGCTGGAGGGCCCCC
This genomic interval carries:
- the deoC gene encoding deoxyribose-phosphate aldolase, yielding MLHLVDYALLKPYLTLEEVARGARRAEELGVAAYCVNPLYAPYVRELLSRVKLCVVADFPFGAMPTAARAALVARIAEYAEEIDVVAPIGLVKSHMWGEVRRDLLSVVGAAGGRVVKVIVEEPYLTDEERHRLYDIVAESGAHFIKSSTGFAEEAYARQLGNPTYSTPERAAAIARYIRERGFRLGVKMAGGIRTAEQAKAIIDAIGFGTDPTKVRLGTSTPEALRTLG
- a CDS encoding acylphosphatase; this encodes MDHVRAHLYIRGKVQGVFFRQSMREVAARNGVRGWVRNRSDGRTVEAVLEGPRDAVAKVIEWAKVGPPGARVEDVEVTWEEYRGEFTDFRILPTE